A single region of the Mechercharimyces sp. CAU 1602 genome encodes:
- a CDS encoding YqzL family protein, with protein MRNFSWSVFAVTGSVDAYLLYRDADALRQEDEADEDEPERDEGENQG; from the coding sequence TTGCGCAATTTCTCATGGAGTGTATTTGCAGTAACTGGCAGTGTCGACGCCTACTTATTATACCGTGACGCTGACGCCTTGCGACAAGAAGACGAGGCAGATGAGGACGAGCCGGAGAGAGATGAGGGAGAAAACCAAGGGTAG
- the recO gene encoding DNA repair protein RecO — protein MLAKADGVVLRAREYGESNIILTLFTLQQGKRSALARGAKKMGSRLSAAVLPFVEGQYIYFAGSGMVTLTQADVLEGHVKVRSDLGLTAYASYFAELLDKLTEEKEPQSSLYRRFVITLSQLEQGIDPDILARMFELALIAYAGYSPVLDHCVRCRKKENLYRFSVRHGGTICNECSDYDHQALPLSLRAGRVLHTLQKLPPARLGKVEVKEETKQELDKILRAFMGEYLPVRFKARTFLDTMRRDGLL, from the coding sequence ATGTTAGCTAAAGCAGATGGAGTAGTACTGCGGGCGCGGGAGTATGGGGAGAGCAATATCATTCTCACACTCTTCACTTTACAGCAAGGGAAGAGATCGGCACTGGCACGAGGGGCGAAGAAGATGGGCAGTCGCCTGAGCGCGGCAGTGCTCCCTTTTGTCGAAGGGCAATATATTTACTTTGCGGGCAGTGGGATGGTAACCTTAACACAGGCAGACGTGTTAGAAGGGCATGTAAAGGTACGCTCTGATTTAGGCTTAACTGCGTATGCATCTTATTTTGCTGAACTGCTGGATAAGCTGACAGAGGAGAAAGAGCCCCAATCCTCTTTGTACCGTCGATTTGTTATTACTCTCTCACAGTTAGAACAAGGGATAGACCCTGATATCTTAGCGCGAATGTTTGAGTTGGCACTTATTGCATATGCGGGTTATTCTCCTGTATTGGATCATTGTGTTCGGTGTCGAAAAAAAGAAAACTTGTATCGCTTTAGCGTACGACATGGAGGTACTATTTGCAATGAGTGCAGCGATTACGATCACCAAGCACTTCCCCTCTCTTTGAGAGCGGGTCGTGTTTTGCATACACTGCAAAAACTTCCACCCGCCCGTTTAGGTAAAGTGGAAGTGAAGGAAGAGACGAAGCAAGAGTTAGATAAGATATTACGCGCCTTTATGGGTGAATACCTTCCTGTTCGTTTTAAGGCTCGTACGTTTTTGGATACAATGCGACGCGATGGCTTGTTATGA
- the glyQ gene encoding glycine--tRNA ligase subunit alpha encodes MNMQQMILQLQSFWAKEGCILTNPYDVEKGAGTMNPMTFLRSLGPEPWKVAYVEPSRRPADGRYGENPNRLYQHHQFQVILKPSPDNIQEIYLDSLRALGIDPRHHDIRFVEDNWENPALGAAGLGWEVWLDGMEVTQFTYFQQVGGLEASPVSVELTYGLERLASYLQEKENVFDLEWVEGFTYGDIFKQAEYEHSKYTFEVSDSAKLFRWFDDYEQEAKRALDEELVFAAYDYVLKCSHSFNLLDARGAISVTERTGYLARVRNLARRCAKTYVAGREQLGYPLLSKEGVDHE; translated from the coding sequence GTGAACATGCAACAAATGATTTTACAATTGCAATCCTTTTGGGCGAAAGAAGGATGTATCTTAACCAACCCTTATGATGTGGAAAAAGGAGCAGGAACGATGAATCCAATGACCTTTCTACGCTCATTAGGTCCAGAGCCGTGGAAAGTGGCGTATGTAGAACCATCACGCCGTCCGGCAGATGGTCGATATGGAGAAAATCCAAACCGCTTGTATCAGCATCATCAATTCCAAGTGATCCTCAAGCCATCGCCTGACAATATTCAAGAAATATATTTAGATAGCTTGCGTGCGCTTGGGATTGATCCTCGTCATCACGATATTCGGTTTGTCGAAGATAACTGGGAAAATCCTGCCTTAGGTGCCGCGGGATTGGGCTGGGAAGTATGGTTAGATGGAATGGAAGTTACGCAGTTTACTTATTTTCAGCAGGTGGGTGGACTAGAGGCGAGTCCAGTATCTGTTGAATTAACATATGGTTTGGAACGTCTTGCCTCGTACTTACAAGAAAAAGAAAATGTGTTTGATTTAGAGTGGGTAGAAGGGTTTACCTACGGTGATATTTTTAAACAAGCAGAGTATGAGCACTCCAAGTACACCTTTGAAGTATCGGATTCAGCAAAGCTTTTCCGCTGGTTTGATGACTATGAGCAAGAAGCGAAGCGTGCGCTAGATGAGGAGTTGGTTTTTGCTGCTTATGATTATGTGCTGAAGTGTTCCCATTCGTTTAATCTGCTGGATGCACGTGGAGCGATTAGCGTGACCGAACGAACAGGTTATCTCGCTCGGGTGCGTAACCTAGCACGTCGGTGTGCAAAAACATATGTCGCTGGGCGTGAACAATTAGGCTACCCATTGCTATCGAAGGAGGGTGTGGATCATGAATAA
- the glyS gene encoding glycine--tRNA ligase subunit beta, which produces MNKADLLLEIGCEEIPARFVEGARSQLAEKTKEWLQENRIQHGEIKTYATPRRLAVYVEQVATQQPDKEEEVRGPAKRIALSEQGEWSKAAQGFARKQGIEPSAFTFKEFKGETYVYAEVHQQGEQTHVLLNAGVRQICEGLHFPKTMRWGDRRMRFIRPIKWLVCMLGEEVIAAEWADCTATNQTKGHRFLGTATALNHPREYVERLRQQWVVVDVEERRSLIEKQLRQLESEQGWHIPVDKGLLEEVTHLVEYPTALFGRYDESFLNLPKEVLITTMREHQRYFPVETEDGHLLPYFVTIRNGDDTSLDIVARGNEKVLRARLQDAQFFYEEDQKMSIEAGVEKLSQVVFHEELGTIGDKVKRIQQISAELAKAMQMDEKVQAQLARAAAICKFDLPTLMIGEFPELEGLMGEDYARKAGEEAEVAQAIREHYLPRAAGDDLPESKIAALIGLADRMDTIVACFGIGLQPTGSQDPYGLRRRAAGVIQLLLDLDSFHLSLRQLNGVAIKTLVQHNLLQVPVTELKTQIHAFFSARQKTVLQDEHIRYDVIEAVLQSDICDPGLVRAKAHILMQEVKQPAFKEVIEGFTRAANLAAKAESGVKVDKSLLFEASEQELYDAYLKAKADYVIQAGTRDAGQMYASLTHIVPVIHRFFDNVLVMADNETIRTNRLALLVEITQLVSQFARFDQLVTN; this is translated from the coding sequence ATGAATAAGGCGGATTTGTTATTAGAGATTGGCTGTGAAGAAATTCCTGCACGTTTTGTGGAAGGTGCTCGATCTCAATTAGCTGAGAAGACAAAGGAGTGGTTGCAAGAAAACCGCATCCAGCATGGTGAAATAAAGACTTATGCAACCCCTCGTCGGTTGGCTGTTTATGTTGAACAAGTAGCTACTCAGCAACCTGATAAGGAAGAAGAGGTGCGTGGTCCTGCCAAACGAATTGCTTTGAGTGAACAAGGTGAATGGAGTAAAGCAGCTCAAGGGTTTGCTAGAAAGCAAGGCATAGAGCCATCTGCGTTCACTTTTAAGGAGTTTAAAGGGGAGACGTATGTATATGCTGAGGTGCATCAGCAAGGCGAGCAGACACATGTACTACTAAATGCAGGTGTCCGTCAAATCTGTGAAGGATTACATTTTCCTAAGACGATGCGTTGGGGAGATCGACGTATGCGTTTTATTCGCCCTATTAAATGGCTGGTCTGTATGCTAGGCGAAGAAGTGATTGCAGCAGAGTGGGCGGACTGTACCGCTACTAATCAGACGAAGGGACATCGTTTCTTGGGAACAGCTACTGCATTAAATCATCCCCGAGAATATGTGGAGAGATTACGACAGCAATGGGTAGTCGTTGATGTCGAGGAACGGCGTTCGCTCATTGAAAAGCAACTGCGTCAGTTGGAATCTGAACAGGGGTGGCATATTCCTGTGGACAAGGGGCTTTTAGAGGAAGTAACCCATCTGGTCGAGTATCCTACTGCTCTTTTTGGTCGATATGATGAATCCTTTTTAAACTTACCAAAGGAAGTACTCATTACCACCATGCGTGAACATCAGCGGTACTTCCCAGTGGAGACAGAAGATGGCCATTTGCTTCCTTATTTTGTGACCATTCGTAATGGTGATGATACATCCCTTGATATCGTAGCGCGTGGAAATGAAAAGGTGTTGCGCGCACGTCTTCAAGACGCACAGTTCTTTTATGAAGAAGATCAGAAAATGAGCATTGAAGCAGGAGTGGAAAAACTTTCTCAGGTGGTTTTTCATGAAGAGTTGGGTACGATTGGTGATAAAGTGAAGCGTATTCAGCAAATCTCAGCTGAGCTAGCCAAGGCAATGCAGATGGATGAAAAAGTACAAGCACAACTGGCACGGGCGGCGGCGATCTGTAAATTCGATCTTCCTACTTTGATGATCGGAGAGTTTCCAGAGCTTGAGGGGCTAATGGGTGAGGATTACGCACGCAAAGCAGGGGAAGAAGCCGAGGTAGCCCAAGCGATTCGAGAGCATTATTTACCACGTGCGGCGGGAGATGATTTACCTGAATCGAAGATAGCAGCACTTATCGGCTTAGCAGACCGCATGGATACCATCGTTGCATGTTTTGGGATCGGACTGCAGCCAACCGGCTCACAAGATCCATACGGGCTTCGACGCCGAGCGGCAGGTGTTATTCAACTCTTGCTCGACCTGGATTCCTTTCATTTAAGTTTACGCCAGCTAAATGGTGTAGCGATTAAAACGCTTGTGCAGCACAACCTGTTACAGGTACCGGTAACAGAATTGAAAACACAGATTCATGCGTTCTTCTCCGCTCGTCAAAAAACAGTCCTACAAGACGAGCACATACGTTACGATGTGATTGAAGCAGTCCTGCAAAGTGACATTTGCGATCCTGGATTGGTACGAGCGAAAGCGCATATATTGATGCAGGAAGTGAAGCAGCCTGCATTTAAAGAGGTTATCGAAGGTTTCACACGTGCGGCCAATCTTGCAGCGAAGGCTGAGTCCGGGGTAAAAGTAGATAAGAGTCTTCTCTTTGAAGCGAGTGAGCAGGAGTTATATGATGCTTATTTAAAGGCGAAAGCCGACTATGTTATACAAGCGGGAACACGCGATGCGGGACAAATGTACGCATCACTAACCCACATCGTTCCTGTCATTCATCGTTTCTTCGATAACGTACTTGTCATGGCAGATAATGAAACAATCCGGACGAATCGACTTGCCCTACTCGTAGAAATTACCCAGCTGGTTTCGCAATTTGCGCGTTTTGATCAGTTGGTGACAAATTAA
- a CDS encoding helix-turn-helix transcriptional regulator, with protein sequence MAIIINIDVILAKRKMSVTELSEKVGITMANLSKLKNGKAKAIRFSTLEAICKALECQPGDILEYRDELNEHI encoded by the coding sequence ATGGCAATTATTATCAACATCGATGTAATCCTAGCTAAACGAAAGATGAGCGTGACAGAGCTTTCTGAGAAAGTAGGAATAACAATGGCCAACCTGTCTAAGCTTAAAAATGGCAAAGCAAAAGCAATTCGCTTTTCTACCTTAGAGGCAATCTGTAAAGCATTAGAATGTCAACCTGGTGATATTTTGGAATATAGAGATGAGCTGAACGAACACATCTGA
- a CDS encoding DUF2975 domain-containing protein produces MSLSSTNFLRVTIFLAGTAVLLLCIFALPSIAVEIAEYEIETAPYLYPILIGMYVTAIPFFLALFYSLRLLRLVDRQDAFSKSSVTYLRRIKFSAVVVSLIYLALMPCFYFVGEIDDAPGVIVIGMVMVFTSFVIAVFTALLQKILKHAIEIKSEHDLTV; encoded by the coding sequence ATGAGCTTAAGTTCAACCAACTTCTTAAGAGTCACTATCTTCCTAGCTGGTACTGCCGTACTGTTATTATGTATCTTCGCATTACCTTCAATAGCAGTTGAAATTGCCGAATACGAAATAGAGACTGCGCCTTATTTATATCCCATTTTGATCGGTATGTATGTAACCGCCATTCCTTTTTTCCTCGCCTTGTTTTACTCATTACGGCTATTACGCTTAGTTGACAGGCAAGATGCATTTTCAAAATCATCTGTAACTTATCTACGTAGAATTAAGTTTTCTGCAGTCGTAGTAAGTCTAATCTATCTTGCATTGATGCCATGCTTTTATTTCGTAGGTGAGATCGACGACGCTCCGGGTGTCATCGTAATCGGCATGGTAATGGTATTTACGTCATTTGTCATCGCCGTATTCACAGCACTGCTACAAAAGATCTTAAAACATGCAATCGAGATAAAATCTGAACATGACTTAACCGTGTGA
- a CDS encoding 4-oxalocrotonate tautomerase family protein yields MPYLNLKVTAGLTRKQKAELVSDFTDSLARVLGKKPEHTHIVIEEVAEENWGFAGMLTDEYRRGENS; encoded by the coding sequence ATGCCATACCTTAACTTGAAGGTAACAGCTGGACTTACCCGCAAACAAAAAGCAGAGCTAGTATCTGATTTTACCGATTCGCTTGCCCGTGTGCTAGGAAAAAAACCGGAACACACTCATATCGTTATTGAGGAAGTCGCAGAAGAGAACTGGGGATTTGCTGGCATGTTAACGGATGAGTATCGTCGAGGGGAAAACAGTTAG